A single Triticum dicoccoides isolate Atlit2015 ecotype Zavitan chromosome 2A, WEW_v2.0, whole genome shotgun sequence DNA region contains:
- the LOC119353659 gene encoding uncharacterized protein LOC119353659, producing MSKKNKPEKSIKLLKDAEQIVTSDYITGDSLDELLSKLIRSVEAAKASRGGLPEKIWMKQQFSVGVNDVTRVLERMPAAAASRSGCSTEAPTSTARRRAPLVPLQAVIIAADCNPKWLTKHIPTLASTRQVPVLCLKDNKGSSLRLGQVANVRTALAIGIKAKDSIINKTVDEVLKDYYKPVADEQ from the exons ATGAGCAAGAAGAACAAACCTGAAAAGTCAATCAAGTTGCTGAAAGATGCTGAACAAAT AGTAACTTCAGATTACATCACAGGAGATTCCCTTGATGAACTATTGTCGAAACTTATCAG GAGCGTGGAGGCTGCCAAGGCTTCAAGGGGAGGTTTGCCAGAAAAGATATGGATGAAG CAACAATTTTCTGTTGGGGTCAACGACGTGACAAGGGTTCTCGAACGAatgcctgctgctgctgcttctcgtTCTGGCTGTTCCACTGAAGCACCGACCAGCACAGCTAGGCGGAGAGCTCCTTTGGTGCCACTTCAG GCTGTCATTATAGCCGCTGATTGCAATCCCAAATGGCTAACAAAGCACATACCAACCCTGGCAAGCACAAGGCAAGTCCCCGTATTGTGCCTCAAGGACAACAAAGGAAGCTCGTTGAGGTTAGGTCAAGTGGCGAATGTCCGAACAGCGCTGGCCATTGGGATAAAG GCCAAAGACAGCATAATCAATAAGACTGTTGACGAAGTGCTGAAGGATTATTATAAGCCAGTGGCCGATGAACAGTAA